From a region of the bacterium genome:
- the thrS gene encoding threonine--tRNA ligase → MSEMSEITITLPDGSQKQVARGTTALQVAEGIGARLAKAAVAAKFNDQVIDLSRPLQGDGSLAILTFKDAEGQDVYWHSAAHIMADAVVRLFPHAKPTIGPAIEEGFYYDFHVDRPFNDEDLERIEAEMHKIVAADEPFACHAVPAAEAKARWEQAGNEYKVELVADIVAGELGEEAPRGADSIRAFEAGHAADYDRVSASIYEHGSFVDLCRGPHVPSTGAIKALKLTSTSGAYWRGSENNPMLQRIYGIAFPDKKLLDEYVEKLEQAKARDHRKLGRELDLFSFHEEAGAGLPYYHPNGAMLRHLVTDFATREHLKRGYVLLRTPHLIKSDIWYTSGHAQQGYPMYYTEIEGQSYGIKPMNCPGHILIYKTHKHSYRELPLRYFELGTVYRHERSGVLHGLLRVRGFTQDDAHIFCTPAQLNDEIIGVIDFASYMLNTFGFSEFQIYLSTRPEKSVGSDEQWEMATNALVGALNQKGLSFEVDEGGGAFYGPKIDIKVRDAIGRTWQCATIQCDFTQPERFDVTYVGEDGGEHRPVMIHRVVLAGIERFLGVIIENYGGAFPVWLSPVQARVLPITDKQLDYGAEVAKKLRDAGFRVELDQSNATLGAKIRDAEMQKLPYSLIVGAKEAEAGTVAVRHREEGDLGPQSLETFMERLASENVPGA, encoded by the coding sequence ATGAGCGAGATGAGCGAGATCACGATCACGCTGCCCGATGGTTCACAGAAGCAGGTGGCTCGCGGGACCACCGCCCTGCAGGTCGCCGAGGGTATTGGCGCGCGGCTGGCCAAGGCCGCTGTAGCCGCCAAGTTCAACGACCAGGTCATTGACCTGAGCCGCCCCCTGCAAGGGGATGGCTCGCTCGCCATTCTCACCTTCAAGGACGCCGAGGGGCAGGATGTGTACTGGCACTCCGCCGCCCACATCATGGCCGATGCCGTGGTGCGGCTGTTCCCGCACGCCAAGCCGACGATCGGCCCGGCCATCGAGGAGGGCTTCTACTATGACTTCCACGTAGACCGGCCCTTCAACGACGAGGACCTCGAGCGCATCGAGGCCGAGATGCACAAGATCGTGGCGGCCGACGAGCCGTTTGCCTGCCACGCCGTCCCGGCCGCCGAGGCGAAGGCCCGGTGGGAGCAGGCGGGCAACGAGTACAAGGTCGAGCTGGTGGCGGACATCGTTGCCGGGGAGCTGGGCGAGGAGGCCCCGCGCGGCGCGGACAGCATCCGTGCCTTCGAGGCCGGCCATGCCGCCGACTACGACCGTGTGTCGGCCAGCATCTACGAGCACGGGAGCTTCGTGGACCTGTGCCGCGGGCCGCACGTCCCCTCGACGGGCGCCATCAAGGCCCTCAAGCTGACCTCGACCTCCGGCGCGTACTGGCGCGGCAGCGAGAACAACCCGATGCTCCAGCGCATCTACGGGATCGCCTTCCCCGACAAGAAGCTGCTGGATGAGTACGTCGAGAAGCTCGAGCAGGCCAAGGCGCGCGACCACCGCAAGCTCGGGCGCGAGCTGGACCTGTTCTCCTTCCACGAGGAGGCCGGGGCAGGGCTGCCGTACTACCACCCCAACGGGGCGATGCTGCGGCACCTGGTGACGGACTTCGCCACCAGGGAGCACCTCAAGCGCGGCTATGTGCTGCTGCGCACCCCGCACCTGATCAAGTCCGACATCTGGTACACCTCGGGCCACGCCCAGCAGGGCTACCCGATGTACTACACCGAGATCGAGGGGCAGTCGTACGGCATCAAGCCGATGAACTGCCCGGGCCACATCCTGATCTACAAGACGCACAAGCACAGCTACCGCGAGCTGCCGCTACGGTACTTCGAGCTGGGCACCGTGTACCGGCACGAGCGCTCGGGCGTGCTGCATGGTCTGCTGCGCGTCCGCGGCTTCACACAGGATGATGCCCACATCTTCTGCACGCCCGCGCAGCTCAATGACGAGATCATCGGCGTCATTGACTTCGCGAGCTACATGCTCAACACGTTCGGGTTCAGCGAGTTCCAGATCTACCTGTCCACGCGGCCGGAGAAGTCGGTCGGCAGCGACGAGCAGTGGGAGATGGCGACCAACGCGCTAGTCGGCGCCCTGAACCAGAAGGGCCTGTCCTTCGAGGTGGACGAGGGCGGCGGGGCGTTCTACGGCCCCAAGATCGACATCAAGGTCCGCGACGCCATCGGCCGCACCTGGCAGTGCGCCACCATCCAGTGTGACTTCACCCAGCCCGAACGCTTCGACGTGACCTACGTCGGCGAAGACGGCGGGGAGCACCGGCCGGTCATGATCCACCGCGTGGTGCTGGCCGGCATCGAGCGGTTCCTGGGCGTCATCATCGAGAACTACGGCGGGGCGTTCCCGGTGTGGCTGTCGCCGGTGCAGGCGCGCGTGCTGCCGATCACCGACAAGCAGCTCGACTACGGCGCCGAGGTGGCGAAGAAGCTGCGCGACGCCGGCTTCCGGGTGGAGCTGGATCAGAGCAACGCGACCCTCGGCGCGAAGATCCGCGACGCCGAGATGCAGAAGCTGCCGTACAGCCTGATCGTGGGCGCCAAGGAGGCCGAGGCCGGCACCGTCGCCGTCCGCCACCGCGAGGAGGGCGATCTGGGCCCGCAGTCGCTGGAGACGTTCATGGAGCGGCTGGCGAGCGAGAACGTGCCGGGGGCGTAA